The Diaphorobacter ruginosibacter genome contains a region encoding:
- a CDS encoding ZIP family metal transporter gives MLLLEIIGATLAAGIGSVWIAALLMRLGLGNGNRVGTQHLLSLAAGALLATAFMHLLPEAFESQVEAHDLFAVLLVGLVFFFLLDKAELWHHGHEHGHAHGHGDHGHHHHDAHGHDHGHVHQHEHSAGSQRKSGGWSIVTGDSVHCFGDGVLIASAFLADVRLGVVAAVSVLAHEVPHHIGDLVVMNSSSSNRRAALMKVSLAGAVTALGGLAGYFLLSHLHGALTYLLVIASSSFIYVALADLIPQLQKQLSARETVAQIAWLVAGIVIVTVVSGLAHGHSH, from the coding sequence ATGTTATTACTGGAAATCATTGGAGCCACGCTGGCGGCTGGCATCGGAAGCGTATGGATTGCGGCATTGCTGATGCGCCTGGGGCTGGGCAACGGCAACCGCGTCGGCACGCAGCATCTGCTGAGCCTGGCGGCGGGAGCGCTGCTGGCGACCGCCTTCATGCACCTGTTGCCCGAAGCGTTCGAGAGCCAGGTGGAGGCGCATGATCTGTTCGCCGTGCTGCTGGTGGGGCTGGTATTTTTCTTTCTGCTCGACAAGGCCGAACTCTGGCATCACGGGCACGAGCATGGCCATGCCCATGGACACGGGGATCATGGTCATCATCATCATGACGCGCATGGCCATGATCACGGTCATGTGCACCAGCATGAACACTCCGCCGGTTCCCAGCGCAAGAGCGGTGGCTGGTCCATCGTCACGGGTGACAGCGTGCATTGCTTTGGCGATGGCGTGCTGATCGCCTCGGCGTTCCTGGCGGACGTGCGCCTGGGCGTGGTGGCCGCGGTGTCGGTGCTGGCCCACGAGGTGCCGCACCATATCGGCGATCTGGTGGTGATGAATTCCAGCAGCTCCAACCGCCGGGCGGCGCTCATGAAGGTGTCGCTGGCCGGGGCCGTCACCGCGCTGGGGGGACTGGCGGGATATTTCCTGCTCAGCCATCTGCACGGTGCGCTCACCTATCTGCTGGTGATTGCGTCGAGCAGCTTCATCTATGTGGCCCTGGCCGATCTGATTCCGCAACTCCAGAAGCAGCTCTCCGCGCGCGAGACGGTGGCGCAGATTGCGTGGCTGGTGGCGGGCATCGTCATCGTGACCGTGGTGAGCGGACTGGCTCACGGGCACAGCCATTGA
- a CDS encoding carboxymuconolactone decarboxylase family protein has translation MARIPYADAQSPAVKPLADRIIAERGSILHLYQMLLNSPPVAEGWLNYLTAIRQKSSLGGAIREMVIMRVALLNHAPYEAEQHAPIALREGMTQAQLDALGEWQAGTQFDARERAVLAYTDAMTRDIQVPDAVFSAVSAHFDAQQLVELTATVAAYNMVSRFLEALQIHSHDAR, from the coding sequence ATGGCCCGTATCCCCTATGCCGACGCGCAGAGCCCGGCGGTCAAGCCGCTCGCGGACCGCATCATCGCCGAGCGCGGCAGCATCCTGCATCTCTACCAGATGCTGCTCAACAGTCCGCCGGTGGCCGAGGGCTGGCTGAACTACCTGACGGCCATCCGCCAGAAATCGTCGCTGGGCGGCGCGATCCGCGAGATGGTGATCATGCGCGTGGCGCTGCTCAATCATGCGCCCTACGAGGCCGAGCAGCATGCGCCGATCGCGCTGCGGGAGGGCATGACGCAGGCCCAACTGGACGCACTGGGCGAATGGCAGGCGGGCACGCAGTTCGATGCCCGCGAGCGCGCCGTGCTCGCCTACACCGATGCGATGACACGCGACATCCAGGTTCCCGATGCGGTGTTCTCCGCGGTGTCCGCGCATTTCGATGCGCAGCAACTGGTGGAGCTCACGGCCACGGTGGCGGCCTACAACATGGTGTCCCGCTTCCTCGAGGCGCTGCAGATCCATTCGCACGACGCGCGCTGA
- a CDS encoding dienelactone hydrolase family protein: MKHDDMKRDLDSLLPGQTSEAGASRRTALKVALGVGYAASVLPVCAQTAIKTPADGLTVGDVHFDVNGFQVNAYRAAPEGKKNLPVVLVISEIFGVHDYIADTCRRLAKEGYMAIAPDLFARQGDPMSYGEMSKLMSEVISKVPDAQVMADLDATVKWAGANGGDVARLGITGFCWGGRITWLYSAHGPVKAGVAWYGRLVGQPSDLTPKHPVDIAPILKAPVLGLYGEKDSGIPLDTIDKMKDALRQGSAAAKKSEFVLYPDAPHAFHADYRPSFRKEAAEDGWKRMLAWFRTHGVN; the protein is encoded by the coding sequence ATGAAGCATGACGACATGAAGCGCGATCTCGACTCGCTGCTGCCAGGCCAGACATCGGAAGCGGGCGCCTCGCGCCGCACGGCGCTGAAGGTGGCGCTGGGCGTGGGCTATGCGGCCTCCGTGCTGCCGGTCTGTGCGCAGACGGCCATCAAGACACCGGCGGACGGGCTCACGGTGGGCGATGTGCATTTCGATGTGAATGGCTTTCAGGTCAACGCCTACCGCGCCGCGCCTGAGGGCAAGAAGAACCTGCCCGTGGTCCTGGTGATCTCCGAAATCTTCGGAGTGCACGACTACATCGCGGACACCTGCCGCCGCCTGGCCAAGGAAGGCTACATGGCGATCGCGCCGGACCTGTTCGCGCGGCAGGGCGATCCGATGTCGTATGGCGAGATGTCCAAGCTGATGAGCGAGGTGATCTCCAAGGTGCCCGATGCGCAGGTCATGGCCGATCTCGACGCGACCGTGAAATGGGCGGGTGCGAACGGCGGCGACGTTGCCAGGCTGGGCATCACCGGCTTCTGCTGGGGCGGGCGCATCACCTGGCTGTATTCGGCCCATGGGCCGGTGAAGGCGGGCGTGGCGTGGTATGGCCGGCTGGTGGGGCAGCCAAGCGACCTGACGCCCAAGCACCCGGTCGACATTGCCCCGATTCTCAAGGCGCCGGTGCTGGGGCTGTACGGTGAAAAAGATTCCGGCATCCCTCTTGACACGATTGATAAGATGAAAGATGCCCTTCGACAGGGCTCTGCCGCAGCCAAGAAATCCGAGTTCGTGCTCTATCCGGACGCGCCGCATGCATTTCACGCAGACTATCGCCCGAGCTTCCGCAAGGAGGCCGCCGAGGATGGTTGGAAACGCATGCTGGCCTGGTTCAGGACGCACGGCGTGAATTGA